The following are from one region of the Halogeometricum sp. S3BR5-2 genome:
- a CDS encoding ABC transporter ATP-binding protein: MIRVAGLRKTYGGFPAVVGSDFEVSEGEIFGVVGPNGAGKTTTLKTLAGLIEPTEGTVEIGAYDAGDAEMRRHLGFLPEESPLYEDMTARSYLRFFADLYDVPREEATRRTEDTLDRLELEHRDRRLGDMSKGMKRKVAIARSLVNDPDLLIYDEPASGLDPLTTNYVLEFTRELAERGKTVVFSAHNLYHVESVCDRVVIMNRGEIVARGTVPEIREEHGETTYRVFATVPVEGSEATDDGRYLRTVGDMAAVEAVRVEAEFAGGGVADIRTDEPSLEDVFLDIAGRPPAAREDGRGRADSAAAARADGGREGERTDSGDDRGTW; this comes from the coding sequence ATGATACGGGTCGCGGGGCTCAGGAAGACGTACGGGGGGTTCCCCGCCGTCGTGGGGAGCGACTTCGAGGTGAGCGAGGGGGAGATTTTCGGCGTCGTGGGGCCGAACGGCGCGGGGAAGACGACGACGCTGAAGACGCTCGCCGGACTGATCGAACCGACCGAGGGGACCGTCGAGATAGGCGCCTACGACGCCGGCGACGCGGAGATGCGTCGTCACCTCGGCTTCCTCCCCGAGGAGTCGCCGCTGTACGAGGACATGACCGCGCGGTCGTACCTGCGCTTCTTCGCGGACCTCTACGACGTTCCTCGGGAAGAGGCGACGCGTCGGACCGAGGACACCCTCGACCGACTCGAACTCGAACACAGGGACAGACGGCTGGGCGACATGTCGAAGGGGATGAAGCGGAAGGTGGCCATCGCGCGGTCGCTGGTCAACGACCCCGACCTGCTCATCTACGACGAACCCGCGTCGGGGTTGGACCCGCTGACGACGAACTACGTTCTGGAGTTCACGCGCGAGTTGGCCGAGCGCGGCAAGACCGTCGTGTTCAGCGCGCACAACCTCTATCACGTCGAGAGCGTCTGCGACCGCGTCGTCATCATGAACCGCGGGGAGATAGTCGCTCGCGGCACTGTGCCCGAAATCCGAGAGGAGCACGGCGAGACGACCTACCGCGTGTTCGCGACGGTGCCCGTCGAGGGCTCGGAAGCGACCGACGACGGCCGTTATCTGAGAACCGTCGGCGACATGGCGGCCGTCGAGGCCGTCCGCGTCGAGGCCGAGTTCGCCGGGGGCGGGGTGGCCGACATCCGCACCGACGAACCCAGCCTGGAGGACGTATTCCTCGACATCGCCGGCCGGCCGCCCGCGGCGCGCGAGGACGGACGGGGGCGCGCGGACTCCGCCGCGGCCGCGCGGGCCGACGGCGGGCGAGAAGGCGAGCGCACGGATAGCGGCGACGACCGGGGGACGTGGTGA
- a CDS encoding PrsW family intramembrane metalloprotease — translation MSRSLAERLRAVRRIARWEVSRLAGTLDRRTLGLALVALVLAGGVASAGALSGGVALDRDIYRVGVDADSPYYGPVVASPALDPQPADASRMDEMDLFVGQGYIAADDSQKSRAALAELNDAVRRYNTRTMAAEENRTAAFPVVVSLEYASRTSSLPAGATAGGESGGAGGTDGVASGNSGGASGGSSGSSETGGDAASEDGSVVGGANGGPTGVSGSADSDDSLSVPSLGGVDPFASGSTGSPADIRPPFPFASLVLAFAFLVPMNFVVQAYGGTMLNERINRRGELLLVAPVSPGDIVLGKTLPYLAAVVGITAAIALAVGGGLVSIAAVLPIGLVFLGATFVGAMFARSFKELTFVTVAVSVFLTSYTFVPAIFTQVTPVALISPLTLVVRDLGAQPVSLGEYLFSTGPFFLCGVALFALGAGVYREEDMFTQRPVPLKFLDALDARVTRPRDAAVVSAVSIPFVFAAELLAIAVLFVLPVALTVPTMLLLVALIEEAAKSLHVFAAFEKSRFERTLPTALRLGALSGLGFFVGEKFTAVAQLIGLQQLELGRTVLAPAGVDAGALGGAGAGAAPGAAGLLLAVGLLLAPLALHAVTAGISAVGASRGKRSYAAAFLVAVAVHAAYNYTVVSFLG, via the coding sequence GTGAGTCGGTCGCTCGCGGAGCGACTCCGCGCGGTCCGCCGCATCGCCCGCTGGGAGGTGTCCCGTTTGGCGGGGACGCTCGACCGCCGGACGCTCGGACTCGCCCTCGTCGCCCTCGTCCTCGCCGGCGGCGTCGCCAGCGCGGGCGCCCTCTCGGGCGGCGTCGCCCTCGACCGGGACATCTACCGCGTCGGCGTCGACGCGGACAGTCCGTACTACGGCCCCGTCGTCGCCTCGCCGGCGCTCGACCCGCAACCGGCGGACGCGAGTCGGATGGACGAGATGGACCTGTTCGTCGGTCAGGGGTACATCGCCGCGGACGACTCCCAGAAGAGCAGGGCCGCGCTCGCGGAACTGAACGACGCCGTCCGGCGGTACAACACCCGGACGATGGCGGCCGAGGAGAACCGAACGGCGGCGTTCCCCGTCGTCGTCTCCCTGGAGTACGCCTCGCGGACGTCGTCGCTGCCGGCGGGCGCGACGGCCGGCGGCGAGTCCGGAGGGGCGGGCGGAACCGACGGCGTCGCCTCCGGCAACTCGGGCGGCGCTTCGGGCGGTTCGAGCGGTTCGAGCGAAACGGGCGGCGACGCGGCCTCCGAGGACGGATCTGTGGTCGGTGGAGCGAACGGTGGGCCGACGGGGGTCTCGGGTTCCGCCGACTCCGACGACTCGCTGTCGGTTCCCTCGCTCGGCGGCGTCGACCCGTTCGCCTCGGGGTCGACCGGGTCGCCGGCCGACATCCGGCCGCCGTTCCCCTTCGCCTCCCTCGTCCTCGCGTTCGCCTTCCTCGTGCCGATGAACTTCGTCGTGCAGGCCTACGGCGGGACGATGCTGAACGAGCGCATCAACCGCCGCGGCGAACTGCTCCTCGTCGCGCCCGTCTCGCCGGGCGACATCGTCCTCGGGAAGACGCTGCCGTACCTCGCCGCCGTCGTCGGCATCACGGCGGCCATCGCACTCGCCGTCGGGGGCGGCCTCGTCTCCATCGCGGCGGTGCTGCCAATCGGCCTCGTCTTCCTCGGCGCGACGTTCGTCGGCGCGATGTTCGCGCGGTCGTTCAAGGAACTCACGTTCGTCACCGTCGCGGTGTCGGTGTTTCTCACCTCCTACACCTTTGTCCCGGCCATCTTCACGCAGGTGACGCCCGTGGCGCTCATCTCGCCGCTCACGCTCGTCGTGCGCGACTTGGGTGCTCAGCCGGTGAGCCTCGGGGAGTACCTGTTCTCGACGGGGCCGTTCTTCCTCTGCGGCGTCGCCCTGTTCGCCCTCGGCGCGGGCGTCTACCGCGAGGAGGACATGTTCACCCAGCGGCCGGTGCCGCTGAAGTTCCTCGACGCCCTCGACGCGCGCGTCACTCGGCCGCGGGACGCCGCCGTCGTCTCCGCGGTGTCGATTCCGTTCGTCTTCGCCGCGGAACTGCTCGCCATCGCCGTGCTGTTCGTCCTGCCCGTCGCGCTCACGGTGCCGACGATGCTCCTCCTCGTCGCCCTCATCGAGGAGGCGGCCAAGAGCCTGCACGTCTTCGCGGCGTTCGAGAAGTCCCGCTTCGAGCGGACGCTCCCGACGGCGCTCCGACTCGGCGCGCTCTCCGGCCTGGGCTTCTTCGTCGGCGAGAAGTTCACCGCCGTCGCGCAACTCATCGGCCTCCAGCAACTCGAACTCGGGCGGACGGTTCTCGCCCCCGCGGGCGTCGACGCCGGCGCCCTCGGCGGCGCGGGTGCGGGCGCGGCGCCGGGCGCCGCGGGCCTTCTCCTCGCCGTCGGCCTCCTGCTCGCTCCGCTCGCACTCCACGCCGTCACGGCGGGCATCTCCGCCGTCGGCGCCTCGCGCGGGAAGCGTTCCTACGCCGCGGCGTTCCTCGTCGCGGTGGCGGTTCACGCCGCCTACAACTACACGGTGGTGAGTTTCCTTGGGTGA
- a CDS encoding ABC transporter permease, protein MGDPRVTVARRELASLGEEKTIVLALVLQLFIAAFSSFLVVGLVSLYDPGEMGGYEVDVAIAGDATDELVAAADGVTGVDSHVYPDAAAATDAFERPSETGIDAVLIGEVRDGRVYVSATVPDGNVQTTVVVVQLRDVLRNLETAERTDRAAWLSSLPVDLPPETRSSPYYGFTYTVLVPLLLFLPVFISGSLTVDSLAEERERGTLELLRVAPVSLREIVDGKLLAAAALAPAQAALWVVLLGFNGTRVANPLALLALVAALSALVCSLGAAVALLSPERRSAQFLYSIGVLFVFGGTALFPNNPVNTAARLAIGSADASSWVVVAAYVVVGVGVYVALRRLVGDVDANAL, encoded by the coding sequence TTGGGTGACCCCCGCGTCACCGTCGCGCGGCGCGAACTCGCCTCGCTCGGCGAGGAGAAGACCATCGTGCTGGCGCTGGTGTTACAGCTGTTCATCGCGGCGTTCTCGTCGTTCCTCGTCGTCGGCCTCGTCTCGCTGTACGACCCCGGCGAGATGGGCGGGTACGAGGTGGACGTGGCGATAGCGGGCGACGCGACGGACGAACTCGTCGCCGCCGCCGACGGGGTGACGGGCGTGGACTCGCACGTCTATCCAGACGCCGCGGCCGCGACTGACGCCTTCGAGCGGCCGTCGGAGACCGGAATCGACGCGGTGCTGATAGGCGAGGTCCGCGACGGCAGAGTGTACGTGTCGGCGACGGTGCCGGACGGGAACGTCCAGACCACCGTCGTCGTCGTGCAGTTGCGCGACGTGCTCAGAAACCTCGAAACGGCCGAGCGGACCGACCGCGCGGCGTGGCTGTCGTCGCTTCCGGTCGACCTGCCGCCGGAGACGCGCTCCAGTCCGTACTACGGCTTCACCTACACCGTGCTGGTGCCGCTCCTCCTCTTTCTCCCGGTGTTCATCAGCGGCTCCCTGACCGTGGACTCGCTGGCCGAGGAGCGAGAGCGCGGGACGCTGGAACTGCTCCGGGTCGCTCCCGTCTCCCTGCGCGAAATCGTCGACGGCAAACTGCTCGCCGCGGCGGCGCTGGCGCCCGCGCAGGCGGCGCTGTGGGTCGTCCTCCTCGGGTTCAACGGGACGCGCGTGGCGAACCCGCTCGCGCTCCTGGCGCTCGTGGCGGCGCTGTCTGCGCTGGTCTGCTCGCTCGGGGCGGCCGTCGCCCTGCTCTCGCCGGAGCGACGCTCGGCGCAGTTCCTCTACTCGATAGGGGTACTGTTCGTCTTCGGCGGCACGGCGCTGTTCCCGAACAACCCGGTGAACACCGCCGCGCGCCTCGCCATCGGGAGCGCGGACGCCTCGTCGTGGGTCGTCGTCGCCGCCTACGTCGTCGTCGGCGTCGGCGTCTACGTCGCGCTCAGGCGGCTCGTCGGCGACGTGGACGCGAACGCGCTCTGA
- a CDS encoding DUF5798 family protein produces the protein MGIGGTAKKLQKVAEMAEDVYARLNELRDQLAEMRETAQATKARVDRLEVENAEQRALLEALAEREGIDVESVTANAHIAEAETAGSDAASDDLTGEAATDAGTNEEIPVDEDDATGTNGSN, from the coding sequence ATGGGAATCGGAGGGACGGCGAAGAAGCTCCAGAAGGTGGCCGAGATGGCCGAGGACGTGTACGCTCGACTGAACGAACTGCGCGACCAACTCGCGGAGATGCGCGAGACGGCGCAGGCGACGAAGGCGCGCGTGGACCGACTCGAAGTCGAGAACGCCGAGCAGCGCGCCCTGCTGGAGGCCCTCGCGGAGCGTGAGGGTATCGACGTCGAGAGCGTCACCGCCAACGCCCACATCGCCGAGGCGGAGACGGCCGGGTCGGACGCCGCGAGCGACGACCTGACCGGCGAGGCGGCGACGGACGCCGGGACGAACGAGGAGATACCCGTCGACGAGGACGACGCGACTGGGACGAACGGCTCGAACTGA
- a CDS encoding PLP-dependent cysteine synthase family protein codes for MTTHREPLASVLDAVGETPLVRVHASPDEVPVYAKLESFNPGASVKDRIGKYMLERMLEDGTLPEGGTIVEPTAGNTGIGFALAAGQLGIEAVFVVPERFSVEKQQLMRALGATVINTPSEDGMGGAIDRAHAVAAETDDAVVPQQFSNPLNVEAHYATTGPEIYDALDGEVGAVVAGCGTAGTLMGIAKYALERDSDTRVVAVEPEGSLYGTLKGDEEEEGAYKTEGIGTHDPATNELFDPELVDRVVQISDRDAHREVQRLAREEGHLVASSAAAASLAARDAAERIRDGAVDAPHDSVATVFPDSSERYLSKGIYGDFESWEG; via the coding sequence ATGACAACGCACCGGGAACCGCTCGCCTCGGTCCTCGACGCCGTGGGCGAGACGCCCCTCGTCCGCGTCCACGCCTCCCCCGACGAGGTACCCGTCTACGCCAAACTGGAGTCGTTCAACCCCGGCGCGAGCGTCAAGGACCGCATCGGGAAGTACATGCTCGAACGCATGCTCGAAGACGGGACGCTCCCCGAGGGCGGCACCATCGTCGAACCGACGGCCGGCAACACCGGCATCGGCTTCGCCCTCGCGGCCGGGCAACTCGGTATCGAGGCGGTGTTCGTCGTCCCCGAGCGCTTCAGCGTCGAGAAGCAGCAACTCATGCGCGCCCTCGGCGCGACGGTCATCAACACGCCCAGCGAGGACGGCATGGGCGGCGCCATCGACCGGGCGCACGCCGTCGCCGCGGAGACGGACGACGCCGTCGTCCCCCAGCAGTTCTCGAACCCGCTGAACGTCGAGGCGCACTACGCGACCACCGGTCCCGAAATCTACGACGCCCTCGACGGCGAGGTGGGCGCCGTCGTCGCCGGGTGCGGTACCGCGGGGACGCTGATGGGTATCGCGAAGTACGCCCTCGAACGTGACTCCGACACCCGCGTCGTCGCCGTCGAACCCGAGGGGTCGCTGTACGGAACGCTGAAGGGCGACGAGGAGGAGGAGGGGGCGTACAAGACCGAGGGCATCGGCACGCACGACCCCGCGACGAACGAACTGTTCGACCCCGAACTCGTCGACAGGGTGGTGCAGATTTCCGACCGGGACGCCCACAGGGAGGTGCAGCGACTCGCCCGCGAGGAGGGCCACCTCGTCGCCTCCTCGGCCGCCGCGGCGAGTCTCGCCGCGCGCGACGCGGCCGAGCGAATCCGCGACGGCGCGGTGGACGCGCCGCACGATTCGGTCGCCACGGTGTTCCCCGACTCCAGCGAGCGATACCTCTCGAAGGGAATCTACGGCGACTTCGAGTCCTGGGAGGGATGA
- a CDS encoding CoA-binding protein, which produces MVSDDDLREMLDADTVAVVGCSTTEGKAAHDIPAYLQRHGYRVIPVNPFADEVLGETAYDSLADVPEDVEIDLVDVFRPSEEAGDIVDAAIERHESVGDVRSVWLQLGITDDEAGERAREAGLAFVQDKCMKVEHSRLLG; this is translated from the coding sequence ATGGTGAGCGACGACGACCTCAGAGAGATGCTCGACGCCGACACCGTCGCCGTCGTCGGCTGTTCGACGACCGAGGGGAAGGCGGCCCACGACATCCCCGCGTACCTTCAGCGACACGGCTACCGCGTGATTCCGGTCAACCCGTTCGCCGACGAGGTTCTCGGCGAGACGGCGTACGACTCGCTCGCGGACGTGCCCGAGGACGTCGAAATCGACCTCGTGGACGTGTTCCGCCCGAGCGAGGAGGCGGGCGACATCGTCGACGCCGCGATCGAGCGCCACGAGTCAGTCGGGGACGTGCGCTCGGTGTGGCTCCAACTCGGAATCACGGACGACGAGGCGGGCGAACGGGCGCGCGAGGCCGGCCTCGCGTTCGTGCAGGATAAGTGCATGAAAGTCGAGCACTCGCGGCTCCTCGGCTGA
- a CDS encoding RAD55 family ATPase yields the protein MYDLSPALDAEVPPGTNLLISGPPLTGKRSLALDILAHGASDGDGAIIVTTKDGAKRVLSDFEKRTPYEGKPVAVVDCVTRQQGVNDIRDDDRIKYTSSPVDMTGIGIKLSEFLQAFYQDRNIEQNRIMLHSLSTLLMYADLQTVFRFLHVFTGRIQSVEGLGLFAIDASAHDDKTMNTLKQLFDGIVTTSEDGEPRIRLASD from the coding sequence ATGTATGACCTCTCGCCGGCGCTCGATGCCGAGGTCCCGCCGGGGACGAACCTCCTCATCAGCGGACCGCCGCTCACGGGGAAGCGTTCGCTCGCGCTCGATATCCTCGCGCACGGCGCCAGCGACGGCGACGGCGCCATCATCGTCACCACGAAGGACGGAGCCAAACGCGTCCTCTCGGACTTCGAGAAACGCACCCCCTACGAGGGGAAACCCGTCGCCGTCGTCGACTGCGTGACGCGCCAGCAGGGCGTCAACGACATCCGCGACGACGACCGCATCAAGTACACATCCTCGCCCGTCGACATGACCGGCATCGGTATCAAACTCTCCGAGTTCCTGCAGGCGTTCTATCAGGACAGAAACATCGAGCAGAACCGCATCATGCTCCACTCGCTGTCGACGCTCCTGATGTACGCCGACCTCCAGACGGTGTTTCGCTTCCTGCACGTCTTCACCGGGCGCATCCAGAGCGTCGAGGGTCTCGGCCTGTTCGCCATCGACGCCAGCGCGCACGACGACAAGACGATGAACACGCTCAAGCAGTTGTTCGACGGCATCGTCACCACCTCCGAGGACGGCGAACCGCGGATTCGGCTCGCGTCCGACTGA
- a CDS encoding geranylgeranylglycerol-phosphate geranylgeranyltransferase — protein sequence MPPAGESESADRGDAAASEGAPPDATSAASTGTARGLLDLTRPGNTLSAGVLTFTGSFVAAGLFASPFRVAAAVLATVFATGAGNAVNDYFDREIDAINRPDRPIPRGAVSSRGALAFSVALFLGAVVCAALLPLEALGIAVVNLLALVAYTEYFKGLPGVGNVVVGYLTGSTFLFGAAAVGDPLNRSVLVLFGLAALATFTREVVKDVEDLAGDREEGLRTLPIVAGERVALGVGLAAMVVATAASVLPYLESGFGLAYLALVVPADLLMLAACVRSFSDPAVAQRRLKRGMLLATAAFIAGRVFMTGAPV from the coding sequence ATGCCACCCGCCGGGGAGTCCGAGTCCGCCGACAGGGGCGACGCGGCGGCGTCCGAAGGCGCGCCGCCGGACGCGACGTCCGCGGCGTCGACCGGGACGGCCCGAGGACTGCTCGACCTCACGCGTCCCGGCAACACCCTCTCGGCGGGCGTCCTGACGTTCACCGGGTCGTTCGTCGCGGCGGGCCTGTTCGCCTCGCCGTTCCGCGTCGCCGCGGCGGTGCTGGCGACGGTGTTCGCCACGGGCGCGGGCAACGCGGTGAACGACTACTTCGACCGGGAGATAGACGCCATCAACCGACCGGACCGGCCCATCCCGCGCGGCGCGGTGAGTTCGCGCGGCGCCTTAGCGTTCAGCGTTGCCCTGTTCCTCGGCGCCGTCGTCTGCGCGGCGCTGCTCCCCCTCGAAGCGCTCGGCATCGCGGTGGTGAACCTGCTCGCTCTCGTCGCCTACACGGAGTACTTCAAGGGGCTGCCCGGCGTGGGCAACGTCGTCGTCGGCTACCTCACCGGGTCGACGTTCCTGTTCGGCGCCGCGGCGGTGGGCGACCCCCTGAACCGGAGCGTCCTCGTGCTGTTCGGCCTCGCCGCGCTGGCGACGTTCACGAGAGAAGTCGTCAAGGACGTCGAGGACCTCGCGGGCGACAGGGAGGAGGGACTGCGGACGCTCCCCATCGTCGCCGGCGAACGCGTCGCCCTCGGCGTCGGCCTCGCGGCGATGGTCGTCGCGACGGCGGCCAGCGTCCTCCCGTATCTGGAGAGCGGATTCGGCCTCGCCTACCTCGCCCTAGTCGTCCCCGCGGACCTCCTGATGCTGGCCGCGTGCGTCCGGTCGTTCTCGGACCCCGCGGTCGCACAGCGTCGCCTCAAGCGCGGAATGCTGCTCGCCACGGCGGCGTTCATCGCGGGCCGGGTGTTTATGACGGGCGCCCCGGTATGA
- a CDS encoding (R)-mandelonitrile lyase: MEITNDCARPSSDGPDEYFTGNARIDPLFGSQDEARAAAASVTFEPGARTAWHTHPLGQRLVVTSGCGLVQREGGDIERIRAGDVVWFPPGEKHWHGATPEKAMTHIAIQEEQDGEAVEWLEHVTDEEYDPET, from the coding sequence ATGGAGATAACGAACGACTGCGCACGCCCGTCGAGCGACGGACCCGACGAGTACTTCACCGGAAACGCCCGAATCGACCCCCTGTTCGGTTCGCAGGACGAGGCCCGCGCGGCGGCGGCGAGCGTGACGTTCGAGCCCGGCGCGCGAACCGCGTGGCACACCCACCCGCTCGGTCAGCGACTGGTCGTGACGAGCGGCTGTGGTCTCGTCCAACGGGAGGGCGGCGATATCGAGCGGATTCGAGCGGGCGACGTCGTCTGGTTCCCGCCGGGCGAGAAACACTGGCACGGCGCGACGCCGGAGAAGGCGATGACGCACATCGCGATTCAGGAGGAACAGGACGGCGAGGCCGTCGAGTGGCTGGAACACGTCACCGACGAGGAGTACGACCCGGAGACGTAG
- a CDS encoding bile acid:sodium symporter family protein: MSLQTTLERVGDFTSEYFVLWVVAVAPLALYSPETFTPIAPYITPLLGVIMLGMGLTLTPADFRRVVERPRDVFVGAASQWLLMPLFAYGLVALLGLPPEIGVGLVLVGAAPGGTASNVMTYLGRGDVALSVTITSVTTVAAPVVMPAWIVLLAGESISVTFAEMATSIVQVVLLPVVGGLLLRYVLDRYAPAVARAGVSIFPAVSVVAIVAIIAAVVGLNVTTILSAGLVVFLAVVLHNGLGLRSGYGIGRASGMSEDRARTCAFEVGLQNSGLAVALATAHFGASAALVPALFSVWHNVSGPALATLFSRMDEGSEPGEGSASTAD; encoded by the coding sequence ATGAGCCTGCAGACGACGCTGGAACGGGTCGGCGACTTCACGAGCGAGTACTTCGTCCTCTGGGTGGTCGCGGTGGCGCCGCTGGCGCTGTACTCGCCGGAGACGTTCACCCCCATCGCGCCGTACATCACGCCGCTCTTGGGAGTCATCATGCTCGGGATGGGACTGACGCTGACGCCCGCGGACTTCCGCCGAGTCGTCGAACGCCCGCGGGACGTGTTCGTCGGCGCGGCCAGCCAGTGGCTGTTGATGCCGCTCTTCGCCTACGGCCTCGTCGCCCTCCTCGGGTTGCCGCCGGAGATAGGCGTCGGACTGGTTCTCGTCGGCGCGGCGCCGGGCGGCACCGCCTCGAACGTGATGACCTACCTCGGGCGCGGCGACGTGGCGCTGTCGGTGACCATCACCTCGGTGACCACCGTCGCGGCGCCGGTGGTGATGCCGGCGTGGATAGTCCTGCTCGCGGGCGAGTCCATCTCGGTCACGTTCGCGGAGATGGCTACCTCCATCGTGCAGGTGGTCCTCCTGCCCGTCGTCGGTGGACTGCTCCTGCGGTACGTCCTCGACCGGTACGCGCCGGCCGTCGCTCGGGCGGGCGTCTCCATCTTTCCGGCCGTGAGCGTCGTCGCCATCGTCGCCATCATCGCCGCCGTCGTCGGACTGAACGTGACGACCATCCTCTCGGCGGGCCTCGTCGTCTTCCTCGCCGTCGTCCTGCACAACGGCCTCGGCCTCAGGTCGGGCTACGGCATCGGGCGCGCCAGCGGGATGTCCGAGGACCGCGCTCGGACCTGCGCCTTCGAGGTCGGACTGCAGAACAGCGGGCTGGCCGTCGCCCTGGCGACGGCGCACTTCGGCGCGAGTGCGGCGCTCGTCCCCGCGCTGTTCAGCGTCTGGCACAACGTTTCGGGGCCGGCGCTGGCGACGCTGTTCTCCCGGATGGACGAGGGGTCGGAACCGGGCGAGGGGTCGGCGTCGACGGCCGACTGA
- a CDS encoding phosphotransferase family protein, with product MDDVTAVLDREFPARTVAETAPARRGNTKETTLVRFADGGGVVVQFSADAEAFRTELAVARAVGARTAVPTPRVLADGVLNGRPYAVVELVDGVDLHERFSRVSSATRRRLSRGFGRSLAALHGSFAFEGYGAVRVEDEGEDGDGSDDGDEEAARDPSDAAVTLRSDGAGSWASWFDAHVRDGISALPAAFDDVRGELLAALDDAHLPRNPTPRLYPWDLRPGNAVFDGEEVVAVLDWGGPLAAAAGLGAAKVEHLVADWYVADGDPLRAAFREGYRSVRPYPEVPPVYRLAAVVRSAVDSHGVVTRPRYPELEGEAAVGFHRERMREWLSVASAADD from the coding sequence GTGGACGACGTGACAGCGGTGCTCGACCGGGAGTTCCCCGCGCGGACCGTCGCGGAGACGGCGCCCGCGCGGCGGGGCAACACGAAGGAGACGACGCTGGTGCGGTTCGCCGACGGCGGCGGCGTCGTCGTGCAGTTCTCCGCGGACGCCGAGGCGTTCCGGACCGAACTCGCGGTCGCCCGCGCGGTCGGAGCGCGCACCGCGGTGCCGACGCCGCGGGTTCTCGCCGACGGAGTCCTGAACGGCCGACCGTACGCCGTCGTGGAACTGGTCGACGGCGTCGACCTGCACGAGCGGTTCTCGCGCGTCTCCTCGGCGACGCGGCGACGGCTGAGCCGGGGGTTCGGTCGCTCGCTCGCGGCGCTGCACGGGTCGTTCGCCTTCGAGGGCTACGGCGCCGTGCGCGTCGAGGACGAGGGCGAGGACGGAGACGGAAGCGACGATGGCGACGAAGAAGCCGCGAGGGACCCGAGCGACGCGGCCGTCACCCTCCGATCCGACGGCGCCGGGTCGTGGGCCTCGTGGTTCGACGCCCACGTCCGGGACGGTATCAGCGCGCTCCCGGCGGCGTTCGACGACGTCCGGGGGGAACTCCTCGCCGCCCTCGACGACGCCCACCTTCCGCGGAATCCGACGCCGCGGCTGTACCCGTGGGACCTCCGGCCCGGAAACGCCGTCTTCGACGGCGAGGAGGTGGTCGCCGTGCTCGACTGGGGCGGGCCGCTGGCGGCGGCGGCGGGTCTCGGAGCGGCCAAGGTCGAACACCTCGTCGCCGACTGGTACGTCGCCGACGGCGACCCCCTCCGCGCGGCGTTCCGCGAGGGCTACCGCTCGGTGCGGCCGTACCCGGAGGTTCCCCCCGTCTACCGACTCGCGGCGGTGGTCCGCTCGGCGGTGGACTCCCACGGCGTCGTGACCCGGCCGCGCTACCCCGAACTGGAGGGGGAGGCGGCCGTCGGGTTCCACCGCGAGCGGATGCGCGAGTGGCTGTCGGTCGCCTCCGCCGCCGACGACTGA
- a CDS encoding HAD family hydrolase — translation MSRFDAVLFDLDGTLCESEQDVEHLYFGAFERAGVEPFGVPSDLWAVLDGPPTTPDEFGYYREGFRTVAAEHDREGADVSAVAREFVDGIDYGAVSLLDGAEAALEGAGAGHQVGLLTNGPEYRQSVKLEALGLESAFEVVVYAGDMERRKPHADPFDRAVESLGVDASDTLYVGNSLQYDVAGAREAGMPVAWYPDGDADPGSYDPDYVVESLPELAAVLDGSAE, via the coding sequence ATGAGCCGGTTCGACGCCGTCCTGTTCGACCTCGACGGGACGCTGTGCGAGAGCGAACAGGACGTAGAGCACCTCTACTTCGGGGCGTTCGAGCGGGCGGGGGTGGAGCCGTTCGGCGTCCCGAGCGACCTGTGGGCGGTGCTCGACGGGCCGCCGACCACGCCGGACGAGTTCGGCTACTACCGCGAGGGCTTCCGAACGGTCGCCGCGGAACACGACCGAGAGGGGGCCGACGTGAGCGCCGTCGCCCGCGAGTTCGTCGACGGCATCGACTACGGGGCCGTCTCGCTGCTCGACGGGGCCGAGGCGGCCTTGGAGGGCGCCGGCGCCGGCCATCAGGTCGGACTGCTGACGAACGGTCCCGAGTACCGCCAGTCGGTCAAGCTGGAGGCGCTCGGCCTCGAAAGCGCCTTCGAGGTGGTCGTCTACGCCGGCGACATGGAGCGGCGGAAACCCCACGCCGACCCGTTCGACCGGGCGGTCGAGTCGCTGGGCGTCGACGCTTCCGACACGCTGTACGTCGGCAACTCCCTGCAGTACGACGTGGCCGGCGCCCGCGAGGCCGGGATGCCCGTCGCGTGGTACCCCGACGGTGACGCCGACCCCGGGTCGTACGACCCCGACTACGTCGTCGAGTCGCTCCCGGAACTCGCCGCCGTGTTGGACGGGTCCGCCGAGTGA